The following coding sequences lie in one Paenibacillus durus ATCC 35681 genomic window:
- the rnc gene encoding ribonuclease III: MNGDLKQLQSQLHIQFHDSLLLKQAFTHASYVNEHRFNQHQDNERLEFLGDAVLELTVSEYLYNLLPDRPEGELTKLRAAIVCEPSLVKFAENLGFGRYVLLGKGEELTGGRTRPALLADVFESFVGALYLDQGLETVRKFLDNHVFPLVERDGKLQMQMTDFKTELQELIQHHGMGTLEYRIIEERGPAHEREFVSEVSMASRTLGQGSGRSKKEAEQHAAAAALLRLKEDGA, from the coding sequence ATTCCACGATTCTTTGCTGCTGAAGCAGGCTTTTACCCATGCGTCCTATGTCAATGAACACCGTTTCAATCAGCACCAGGACAATGAACGTCTTGAATTCTTGGGCGATGCCGTCCTGGAGCTGACGGTTTCCGAATATTTATATAATCTGCTTCCGGACCGGCCGGAAGGCGAGCTGACCAAGCTGCGGGCTGCTATCGTCTGCGAGCCCTCGCTGGTCAAGTTCGCTGAGAACCTTGGCTTTGGCCGTTACGTGCTGCTTGGCAAAGGCGAAGAGCTGACGGGAGGACGAACCCGGCCGGCGCTGCTGGCCGATGTGTTCGAATCCTTCGTGGGAGCGCTTTATCTAGATCAAGGACTTGAGACAGTGAGGAAGTTTTTGGATAACCATGTATTCCCGCTGGTAGAGAGGGATGGGAAGCTGCAAATGCAGATGACCGACTTCAAGACCGAGCTTCAGGAATTGATTCAGCATCACGGCATGGGCACCCTGGAGTATCGGATTATCGAGGAACGGGGACCGGCTCACGAACGTGAATTCGTCTCCGAAGTAAGTATGGCCAGCCGTACGCTGGGCCAGGGAAGCGGTCGCTCGAAGAAGGAAGCGGAGCAGCATGCTGCGGCAGCCGCTCTGCTGCGCCTGAAAGAGGACGGCGCCTGA
- a CDS encoding Na-translocating system protein MpsC family protein, translated as MPETEFEYQEKIRRLVVKIVKHYRGRGPENVKVKLENDQLIIIEIRGILSNLSEILVKEGAVDLVAEYWKVLKPYLEKEFMDEVIETLGSPFTYTWKIYELCPSGQAIRIQLNKSV; from the coding sequence ATGCCTGAGACTGAATTCGAATACCAGGAGAAGATTAGAAGACTTGTAGTTAAGATTGTTAAGCACTACCGGGGCAGAGGTCCGGAGAATGTGAAGGTTAAGCTGGAGAACGACCAATTAATCATTATTGAGATTAGGGGAATTCTCTCGAATCTATCCGAGATTTTAGTAAAAGAAGGTGCTGTCGATCTCGTCGCGGAATATTGGAAAGTCTTAAAGCCTTATTTGGAAAAAGAATTTATGGATGAAGTGATAGAAACGCTTGGTAGTCCTTTTACATATACTTGGAAGATTTACGAGCTTTGTCCAAGTGGCCAGGCAATTAGGATTCAGTTGAATAAATCGGTTTGA
- the fdhF gene encoding formate dehydrogenase subunit alpha: protein MTNKVLTICPYCGSGCHMNLLVEDGKVVGAEPADGRTNEGNLCLKGHYGWDFLNDPQILTARLRKPMIRKEGVLREVSWEEAIQFTAEKLTAIKEKYGPDAIMGTGSARGPGNEANYVMQKFMRAVIGTNNIDHCARVCHGPSVAGLTYSLGDGAMSNSIPEIEDTDLLFIFGYNAAVTHPIVARRIVKAKQKGATIIVSDPRKTELARIADTWLPLKGGTNMALVNAFGNVLIEEELYDKDYAANYVEGFAEYKESVRKYTPEYAESITGVKADDIRKVMRQYAKANKAMILYGMGVCQFAQAVDVVRGLASLALLTGNFGRPGVGIGPVRGQNNVQGSCDMGALPNVYPGYQSVTDPKIRKKFEKAWGVMLPDKIGYHLTEIPHLVLKEDKVKAYYIFGEDPVQSDPNAAEVRETLEKMEFVIVQDIFMNKTALHADVILPATSWGEHDGVYSSADRGFQRIRKAVDPPGDVKPDWQIISELATAMGYPMSYRNTEEIWDEMRALSPKFAGASYKKMEEQGGVQWPCPTEDHPGTPYLYEGNRFSTANGKGRLFACEWRAPLEQPDQEYPLTLSTVREVGHYSVRTMTGNCRALSQLSDEPGNIQISPGDASSLGIEDGQLVRIISRRGRIVARAQISDRVKTGATYMTYHFWIGACNELTGDALDPISKTPEYKYCAIRLERIPDQLRAEQKVRQQYESLRKQMHVGAGQA, encoded by the coding sequence TTGACGAACAAAGTACTGACAATATGTCCGTATTGCGGTAGCGGTTGTCACATGAATTTGCTGGTTGAAGACGGGAAGGTCGTAGGGGCCGAGCCTGCGGATGGAAGAACAAATGAAGGGAACTTGTGCCTGAAGGGCCATTATGGCTGGGATTTTCTGAATGATCCGCAGATTCTGACCGCTCGTCTCCGCAAGCCCATGATTCGCAAAGAAGGGGTTCTGCGTGAGGTCTCTTGGGAGGAGGCTATCCAATTTACAGCAGAGAAGCTAACGGCGATTAAAGAAAAATATGGTCCGGATGCCATCATGGGCACAGGATCGGCCAGAGGACCGGGCAATGAGGCTAACTATGTGATGCAAAAATTCATGCGGGCGGTAATCGGCACCAATAATATTGACCACTGTGCCAGAGTGTGCCATGGTCCGTCCGTAGCAGGGCTGACCTATTCGCTGGGCGATGGGGCCATGTCGAATTCTATTCCGGAAATAGAGGATACGGATCTGCTCTTTATTTTTGGCTATAATGCCGCAGTCACGCATCCGATCGTAGCCAGAAGAATCGTCAAAGCGAAGCAGAAAGGCGCAACCATTATCGTATCCGATCCGCGAAAGACAGAATTGGCTAGAATTGCGGATACCTGGCTCCCACTTAAAGGCGGGACGAACATGGCGCTTGTCAATGCATTTGGCAATGTGCTCATAGAGGAAGAGTTATATGATAAGGATTATGCAGCCAACTATGTGGAAGGATTTGCTGAATACAAGGAAAGTGTGAGAAAGTATACGCCTGAATATGCCGAGAGCATCACCGGTGTAAAAGCAGATGACATTCGCAAGGTCATGCGGCAGTATGCCAAAGCAAACAAAGCGATGATTCTCTACGGCATGGGAGTGTGCCAATTCGCTCAGGCGGTTGACGTAGTCAGAGGGCTTGCCTCGCTGGCACTGCTGACCGGCAATTTCGGCAGACCCGGTGTCGGCATTGGACCGGTTCGCGGCCAGAACAACGTACAGGGCTCGTGCGACATGGGGGCATTGCCTAATGTATATCCGGGCTATCAATCGGTTACCGATCCCAAAATACGCAAAAAGTTCGAGAAGGCCTGGGGCGTCATGCTGCCGGATAAAATCGGTTACCACTTAACGGAAATTCCCCATCTAGTATTGAAGGAAGATAAGGTGAAGGCCTATTACATTTTTGGCGAAGATCCGGTACAGAGCGATCCGAATGCGGCCGAAGTAAGGGAAACGCTGGAGAAGATGGAGTTTGTCATTGTGCAGGATATCTTCATGAACAAGACGGCGCTGCATGCGGATGTCATCCTGCCCGCTACCTCCTGGGGCGAACATGATGGTGTGTATTCGTCGGCCGACCGCGGATTTCAGCGGATTAGAAAAGCCGTAGATCCACCAGGGGATGTAAAACCGGATTGGCAGATTATCAGTGAACTAGCCACGGCTATGGGCTACCCGATGTCCTACCGGAATACGGAAGAGATCTGGGACGAGATGAGAGCCCTTAGTCCGAAATTTGCGGGAGCAAGCTATAAGAAGATGGAGGAGCAGGGCGGCGTTCAGTGGCCTTGCCCTACCGAAGATCATCCGGGTACACCGTATTTATATGAGGGTAACCGCTTTTCGACGGCTAACGGAAAAGGGCGGCTGTTCGCCTGTGAATGGAGAGCTCCGCTCGAGCAGCCGGATCAGGAATATCCGTTAACGCTGTCGACTGTCCGTGAGGTCGGACATTATTCCGTCCGCACGATGACCGGGAACTGCCGCGCCCTTAGCCAGTTGTCCGACGAGCCCGGTAATATCCAGATTAGTCCCGGGGATGCTTCGAGCCTCGGCATTGAAGACGGTCAGCTTGTTAGAATTATCTCCCGGCGGGGAAGGATTGTCGCCAGAGCGCAAATCAGCGACCGGGTCAAAACAGGCGCCACCTATATGACCTATCATTTCTGGATTGGCGCTTGCAACGAACTGACCGGCGATGCCTTGGACCCTATCTCCAAGACGCCGGAATATAAATATTGCGCGATTCGCCTGGAGCGGATTCCGGATCAGCTTCGGGCCGAACAGAAGGTGCGGCAGCAATATGAGTCGCTTAGAAAGCAGATGCATGTGGGGGCGGGTCAGGCATGA
- a CDS encoding 4Fe-4S dicluster domain-containing protein codes for MKKEQPNSFVIAEAGKCIGCKACELACFAVHNRDNGVAAAVGTVTTPVIPRLYVIRTDSFTMPVQCRHCENAPCAGVCPVQAIVQEEGAITIDEDRCIGCKACAIACPFGAISLYKAYSNGQEHKQPYLRERLDGRLERKTRVIAYKCDLCHDITNSGNIASGEIAAAAAVNNSGTPSEGGGEPMPACVSVCPEQALKLVSQSLGASRSRKAAGLRL; via the coding sequence ATGAAGAAGGAACAGCCCAATTCGTTCGTCATTGCCGAAGCCGGCAAATGCATAGGCTGTAAAGCGTGCGAACTGGCTTGCTTCGCCGTGCATAACCGTGATAATGGGGTGGCTGCTGCGGTAGGTACGGTCACCACGCCGGTTATTCCAAGGCTGTATGTTATCCGCACGGACAGCTTCACAATGCCTGTTCAGTGCCGGCATTGCGAGAACGCGCCTTGCGCCGGCGTCTGTCCGGTACAAGCGATCGTCCAAGAGGAAGGCGCTATTACCATCGATGAGGATCGCTGTATAGGCTGCAAAGCTTGCGCCATAGCTTGCCCTTTTGGAGCGATCAGCCTGTATAAGGCGTACAGCAACGGCCAGGAGCATAAGCAGCCGTACTTAAGGGAACGACTGGACGGCCGGTTGGAACGGAAAACGAGAGTCATCGCTTATAAATGTGATTTATGCCATGATATCACCAATTCCGGGAATATCGCTTCTGGAGAGATTGCGGCAGCAGCCGCAGTGAATAATAGCGGGACCCCGTCTGAAGGCGGAGGCGAACCGATGCCCGCTTGCGTCTCGGTCTGTCCGGAACAGGCGCTGAAGCTGGTCAGTCAGAGCCTCGGGGCATCCAGATCGCGGAAAGCGGCAGGGCTGAGATTATGA
- a CDS encoding [FeFe] hydrogenase, group A, producing the protein MTPNIDPIIHIDEELCTGCRRCAAVCPVDAIIGEAGTPQKIDAHRCVVCGQCVQTCAAYAAESEPALTSRAEKLRQRGQLSSVREPLFAAYSTGHALELKEALADPKRYKVVQCAPVIRVSLAEEFGLPFGTLTPGKMAAALRLLNFDRVYDTNFGADVTIMEEGSELIGRVMSGERLPMFTSCCPAWVKHAETAAPHVLDHLSSCKSPMQMVGALVKTYSAELDGVAPADILSVAVMPCTCKKFEAGRDEMNVDGLREVDMVITTRELAQLIKDKGIDFMNLPDEPFDSPLGKYSGAGTIFGATGGVMEAAIRTGYELVTHESIPNLQLDFIRGDEGIRTATVQIGDLELKVAIVAGLKYVSSILEQVSDGTCPYHFIEVMACPEGCVSGGGQPKLLLETQRKAAYQARKSSIYRHDSNQKVRKSHENPAIIKLYKDFLGEPLGHTSHHLLHTKFFSRSVKGELK; encoded by the coding sequence GTGACGCCAAACATCGATCCGATTATTCATATTGACGAAGAACTATGCACCGGGTGCAGGCGGTGCGCGGCGGTATGCCCTGTGGATGCCATTATCGGGGAAGCGGGCACACCCCAAAAAATTGATGCGCACCGCTGCGTCGTTTGCGGGCAATGTGTACAGACATGCGCCGCTTACGCGGCGGAAAGCGAACCTGCCCTCACTTCCCGCGCAGAGAAGCTGCGGCAAAGAGGTCAGCTTTCCAGTGTCCGTGAACCGCTATTCGCCGCCTATTCGACCGGACATGCATTAGAGCTAAAGGAAGCGCTGGCTGACCCGAAGCGGTATAAGGTCGTGCAATGCGCTCCGGTTATCCGCGTGTCGCTGGCTGAGGAATTCGGCTTGCCCTTTGGCACATTAACGCCGGGCAAGATGGCGGCGGCATTAAGACTGCTGAATTTCGACAGGGTATATGATACAAATTTCGGCGCCGACGTCACGATTATGGAAGAAGGCAGTGAATTAATAGGCAGAGTCATGTCCGGCGAGCGGCTGCCCATGTTCACCTCCTGCTGCCCGGCTTGGGTCAAGCATGCGGAGACGGCCGCGCCGCATGTGCTGGATCATCTGTCGAGCTGCAAGTCGCCGATGCAAATGGTAGGGGCATTGGTCAAGACGTACAGCGCCGAATTGGACGGAGTTGCCCCGGCCGATATTCTCAGTGTGGCGGTCATGCCCTGTACTTGCAAGAAATTTGAAGCCGGCAGGGATGAGATGAATGTCGACGGGCTTCGCGAAGTAGATATGGTTATTACAACGAGGGAACTTGCCCAGTTAATCAAGGATAAGGGCATTGATTTCATGAATCTGCCCGACGAACCGTTTGACTCGCCGCTCGGCAAATATTCCGGAGCAGGGACGATCTTTGGCGCCACCGGAGGGGTCATGGAAGCGGCGATCCGAACGGGGTATGAGCTGGTAACGCACGAATCCATCCCGAACCTCCAGCTCGATTTTATCAGAGGGGATGAAGGAATTCGTACGGCTACGGTTCAGATTGGGGATTTGGAACTGAAGGTGGCCATAGTCGCGGGACTTAAATATGTTTCATCCATTTTGGAACAAGTATCCGATGGCACCTGCCCCTATCATTTTATCGAAGTGATGGCTTGCCCCGAAGGTTGCGTTAGCGGCGGTGGCCAGCCGAAGCTTCTGCTGGAGACGCAGCGAAAGGCCGCTTATCAGGCCCGAAAGAGCTCGATTTACCGTCATGATTCCAACCAGAAGGTCCGCAAGTCGCATGAGAATCCGGCAATTATTAAATTATACAAAGACTTTTTAGGTGAGCCTTTAGGCCATACTTCACACCATTTGCTGCATACCAAGTTCTTTTCCAGAAGTGTTAAGGGGGAATTGAAATGA
- a CDS encoding 4Fe-4S dicluster domain-containing protein, giving the protein MNSFVVADPDKCIGCHTCEAACVVAHSGNRLFEQEESEIAFYPRLSVIETNEVTAPVQCRHCEDAPCANVCPNGSITNKEHSIFINQDTCIGCKTCMLVCPFGAIQMVTAYRDGQKQLQSGLRSNTAGVPSRKERIVAQKCDLCEESGNGPECVRVCPTSALRFIDQSQIEESAARKRMASAQLLQPFGDLSGF; this is encoded by the coding sequence ATGAACAGTTTCGTAGTTGCTGATCCTGATAAATGTATTGGATGTCATACTTGTGAAGCAGCCTGTGTCGTTGCGCATTCGGGAAACCGTCTGTTTGAGCAGGAAGAAAGCGAGATTGCCTTTTACCCGCGTCTGAGCGTAATCGAAACGAACGAAGTTACTGCCCCTGTGCAGTGCAGACATTGTGAGGATGCGCCTTGCGCGAATGTGTGCCCGAACGGTTCGATTACGAACAAGGAGCATAGCATTTTTATTAACCAGGATACATGTATTGGCTGTAAGACCTGCATGCTGGTCTGCCCTTTTGGGGCCATTCAGATGGTTACTGCGTATCGGGATGGTCAGAAGCAGTTGCAATCCGGCCTGCGGTCAAATACTGCGGGCGTGCCAAGCCGGAAGGAAAGAATCGTTGCGCAAAAATGCGATCTCTGTGAAGAAAGCGGCAATGGACCGGAATGTGTACGGGTATGCCCGACGAGTGCGCTCCGGTTCATTGACCAAAGTCAAATCGAAGAGTCGGCTGCCCGGAAAAGAATGGCCAGTGCACAGCTGCTGCAGCCATTTGGCGATTTATCCGGCTTCTAA
- the moaA gene encoding GTP 3',8-cyclase MoaA, with amino-acid sequence MSEPLVDSFGRVHNYVRLSITDRCNLGCQYCRPGNRADYTSQTDLLTFDAMVDIVNVLAEMGVTKVRITGGEPLLRPRLEELVAKLGAISGIRRIGLTTNGLLLASKARALRRAGLTDVNISLDSLLPERYAQITRGGNLSRVLDAIEACFEAGFETLKLNVVLMQGVNDDEIESFLQMTLNYPLQIRFIEYMPVGMQAEGWKAKYMPLEGILAQCAKREWNARLVEPADSLANLSFCGAADDAGPAKYYRISGAAGEFGLINPVSDHFCMACNRLRITANGYVKPCLYWNDEWDLKPFIGNNEMLGQVFRQSLEAKPQRHEMIVQPSHKPSQHVMRRQMSQIGG; translated from the coding sequence TTGTCCGAACCTTTGGTTGACTCCTTTGGCCGTGTACATAATTATGTGCGGCTCTCCATTACCGACCGCTGCAACCTTGGCTGTCAGTATTGCAGACCGGGGAACAGAGCGGATTATACTTCGCAGACGGACCTGCTTACTTTTGACGCGATGGTTGACATCGTAAATGTACTCGCCGAGATGGGTGTCACTAAGGTTAGGATTACCGGCGGAGAGCCGCTGCTGCGGCCCCGTCTGGAAGAGCTTGTGGCCAAGCTTGGCGCCATATCAGGTATCAGACGCATTGGGCTGACCACCAACGGCCTGCTGCTGGCGTCCAAGGCTCGGGCGCTTCGCCGGGCGGGGCTGACCGATGTGAACATCAGTCTGGATTCCCTCCTGCCGGAGCGGTACGCCCAGATCACTCGCGGCGGTAATCTTAGCCGGGTATTAGACGCCATTGAAGCCTGCTTTGAAGCCGGATTCGAAACGCTGAAGCTCAATGTAGTGCTCATGCAAGGCGTGAACGATGACGAAATCGAGTCTTTTTTGCAGATGACGCTGAATTATCCGCTGCAAATCCGCTTTATCGAATATATGCCTGTCGGTATGCAGGCAGAGGGCTGGAAAGCGAAATATATGCCGCTGGAAGGAATACTGGCGCAGTGTGCCAAGAGGGAATGGAACGCGCGCCTTGTTGAGCCTGCTGACAGTCTGGCGAATCTATCCTTTTGCGGAGCGGCTGACGATGCAGGGCCGGCCAAGTATTACCGGATTTCCGGAGCTGCCGGAGAATTCGGCCTGATTAATCCGGTGAGCGATCATTTCTGCATGGCCTGCAACCGGCTGCGTATTACGGCCAACGGATATGTTAAGCCCTGCCTCTATTGGAATGACGAGTGGGATCTCAAGCCGTTTATCGGAAATAACGAGATGCTTGGACAAGTATTCCGGCAATCGCTCGAAGCTAAACCGCAGCGGCATGAAATGATCGTTCAGCCGAGCCACAAGCCTTCCCAGCACGTAATGCGGCGTCAGATGTCCCAGATTGGCGGGTGA
- a CDS encoding aspartate ammonia-lyase, giving the protein MSHESSFRMEQDSLGCASVPEDAYYGIHTLRARDNFAVSGRPAHQQLMRAMVLVKKAAAKVNGRNGDIPESAAEAIQLSCDDILAGLLDDHFIVDAYQGGAGTSTNMNVNEMIANRAIERLGGTKGDYRLIHPIDHVNLYQSTNDVYPTALRIAVIPLLRLLSEELSSLQEALQEKERQYADVLRLGRTQLMDALPIMAGQSFGAYAKAVARDRWRLYKAEERLREINIGGTAVGTGMNAPLTYAYAITEELREMTGLGLSRSDFPMDATQNMDVFVETSGLLKAAAVNLLKISGDFRLLNSGPSGGIGEYKLPAVQVGSSIMPGKVNPVIAEMAGSVAMRVIANDTAVTLAAASGQLELNAFTPLIAESLLESLELLSRAVPLFKERCVQGVTLDTDQCQKNLDRSGVMAAAVVSYLGYDTAAELAKAVMATGQPLEQLLQERGLMAAEQIEASLHPLEVTKPGIPGSGRRV; this is encoded by the coding sequence ATGAGTCATGAATCAAGCTTTCGCATGGAACAGGATTCGCTTGGCTGTGCTTCAGTACCGGAGGATGCCTACTATGGCATTCATACCTTGCGGGCGCGGGATAATTTTGCCGTCAGCGGCCGTCCGGCTCATCAGCAGCTCATGCGGGCAATGGTGCTGGTTAAGAAAGCCGCCGCCAAAGTAAACGGCCGGAATGGGGACATTCCGGAGTCTGCCGCTGAGGCGATTCAGTTGTCCTGCGATGATATTTTGGCAGGTCTGCTGGATGATCATTTTATCGTCGATGCCTATCAGGGCGGAGCGGGAACCAGCACCAACATGAATGTAAACGAGATGATAGCTAACCGGGCCATCGAGCGGCTTGGCGGAACCAAAGGGGACTATCGGCTGATCCATCCGATTGACCACGTAAATCTTTATCAGTCCACGAACGACGTCTACCCGACGGCTCTGCGCATCGCTGTCATCCCGCTGCTGCGTCTGCTGAGTGAAGAGCTGTCCTCGCTTCAAGAAGCGCTGCAGGAGAAGGAACGGCAGTATGCGGATGTGTTAAGGCTGGGCCGGACGCAGCTTATGGACGCGCTGCCGATCATGGCCGGGCAGAGCTTCGGCGCATATGCCAAAGCGGTGGCCCGTGACCGGTGGCGGCTGTATAAAGCGGAGGAGCGGCTGCGGGAGATCAATATCGGCGGCACGGCTGTTGGCACCGGGATGAACGCGCCGCTTACGTATGCTTATGCCATTACGGAGGAGCTGCGGGAAATGACCGGGCTCGGGTTAAGCCGCAGTGATTTTCCGATGGATGCCACGCAGAATATGGATGTGTTCGTAGAGACTTCGGGCCTGCTCAAAGCGGCGGCAGTGAATCTCCTAAAAATATCGGGCGATTTCCGGCTGCTGAATTCCGGCCCATCCGGCGGTATCGGCGAATATAAGCTGCCGGCTGTGCAAGTCGGCTCTTCCATCATGCCCGGGAAGGTCAATCCGGTCATTGCCGAAATGGCCGGGTCCGTCGCGATGCGGGTGATCGCCAACGATACGGCGGTAACGCTGGCGGCGGCAAGCGGACAGCTGGAGCTTAATGCGTTTACCCCTTTGATTGCCGAATCGCTGCTGGAATCGTTGGAACTGCTAAGCCGTGCAGTGCCGTTATTTAAGGAGCGGTGCGTTCAAGGGGTGACGCTGGATACCGACCAATGCCAGAAGAATCTTGACCGCTCGGGAGTGATGGCTGCGGCGGTAGTGTCTTATCTTGGATATGACACCGCCGCTGAGCTGGCTAAGGCCGTCATGGCTACGGGACAGCCGCTTGAACAACTGCTGCAGGAGCGCGGTCTGATGGCAGCAGAGCAAATTGAGGCGAGTCTTCATCCGCTGGAAGTGACCAAGCCGGGTATTCCCGGAAGCGGCAGAAGGGTCTAA
- the hydF gene encoding [FeFe] hydrogenase H-cluster maturation GTPase HydF gives MSLNDTPRGERLHIAVFGRRNAGKSSVINALGGQETSIVSPVSGTTTDPVYQPMELLPAGPLVLIDTAGLDDVGDLGQLRIHKTMRILNKTDVALLVVDAAHGADEFEQELLRTIAAKEIPVIVILNKIDLLAVEGNEGEAGLGLAAARAEAKLGRRPLPLSAATGRGIGELKTAITAALPRGEDKFRIVGDLLSPGDLAVLVVPIDKAAPKGRLILPQQQTIRDIMECDAVAVVTKEQELRHTLSSLGRKPKIVITDSQAFLKAQADTPKDVPLTSFSILFARYKGDLPQLVRGVRAISRLRDGDRVLIAEACTHHRQSDDIATVKIPRWLREKTGRQLQIEHAAGSEFPEGLEQYSLIIHCGACILNRKAMLHRLEEAGATGVPIVNYGVFIAYVHGVFPRAIEMFPSAMLAWAEEGS, from the coding sequence ATGAGCTTGAACGATACACCACGCGGAGAACGATTGCACATTGCCGTCTTCGGGCGGCGCAATGCCGGTAAATCGAGTGTAATTAACGCGCTTGGCGGGCAGGAGACCTCGATAGTTTCCCCGGTGAGCGGTACGACGACCGACCCGGTCTATCAGCCGATGGAGCTGCTTCCGGCCGGCCCGTTGGTGCTTATTGATACGGCCGGACTGGATGACGTTGGCGATTTGGGACAGCTCCGTATCCACAAAACGATGCGCATCCTTAACAAAACCGATGTGGCGCTGCTTGTGGTTGATGCCGCCCATGGCGCTGACGAATTTGAGCAGGAGCTGCTGCGGACGATTGCCGCCAAAGAGATTCCGGTTATTGTGATTTTAAACAAAATCGATCTGCTTGCCGTTGAAGGAAATGAAGGAGAGGCCGGCTTAGGCTTAGCGGCGGCGCGTGCGGAAGCCAAGCTTGGCCGGAGGCCCCTTCCATTAAGTGCCGCCACCGGACGTGGAATCGGCGAATTGAAGACGGCAATTACAGCGGCCTTGCCCAGAGGAGAAGACAAGTTCCGGATCGTCGGCGACCTGTTAAGTCCCGGTGACCTGGCCGTTCTTGTCGTCCCGATCGACAAGGCTGCGCCCAAAGGCCGCCTGATTCTGCCCCAGCAGCAGACTATTCGCGACATCATGGAATGTGATGCGGTAGCTGTGGTGACCAAGGAGCAGGAACTAAGGCATACGCTGTCATCACTGGGGCGCAAGCCGAAAATCGTGATTACCGATTCGCAGGCGTTTCTGAAAGCCCAGGCCGACACGCCGAAGGATGTGCCGTTAACCTCTTTCTCCATCCTGTTCGCCCGCTATAAAGGCGATCTTCCCCAGCTTGTGCGCGGGGTACGGGCGATCAGCCGCCTGCGTGACGGCGACCGGGTGCTAATTGCGGAAGCCTGTACACATCATCGGCAGTCCGATGATATCGCCACTGTCAAGATTCCCCGCTGGCTGCGGGAAAAGACGGGCAGGCAGCTTCAAATCGAGCATGCCGCCGGCAGTGAATTCCCGGAGGGATTGGAACAGTATTCCCTTATTATTCATTGCGGAGCGTGCATTCTGAATCGCAAAGCGATGCTGCATCGATTGGAGGAGGCCGGGGCTACGGGAGTGCCGATTGTCAATTATGGCGTATTTATTGCCTATGTCCATGGCGTATTCCCAAGGGCGATTGAAATGTTTCCGTCCGCGATGCTGGCTTGGGCGGAGGAAGGGAGTTAA